The Claveliimonas bilis genome window below encodes:
- a CDS encoding sensor histidine kinase, whose product MEKTIREKISNRIIVIGIAMGVLSCVVFYALFVPGLEQDAIERAENTNTEVISQVDTLVSFVQDYTENLALSVAQNEEILRYFSDPEEQNRNIASLNLNNLISYEGSIRCVMISSQNVPVLDSLSEVDEADRELIETSWYKNLEKAEYGRGVSGVYKVTINNAEKYTAAYLKNFYHGNQKYTYVVFMELNDLIRTFRVLTDHTLDYAELVDGNGDVICSQGNERWQEKAHENVEGNQQTVSEKGNNGIQFIDTSLTSKWQVASYVADRTIFMTFAYYIIGAMVVLCLFVLVTLAVLSKVIGKIIEPISILSAGMKEVAKGNLDCRIEEIPDDEIGLLSDSFNKMAEELKDSLDVIARKEKEEQQTRFSLLISQIDPHFIYNTINSINYLARRERCKDIIKVNSALIFILQDRLRINNIEFTDTIENEKKVIEQYIVIERYMYDGNLELIWEIEEGLSQEQIPKNMLQPLVENALFHGLIDEESGELNGKIVIHISKKEEEIIAKVEDNGMGMDEEQLSKVRRELYGKAERGKSIGLSNIRKRLEYLYGSTESIKIESEKGKGTCITLIFKSRYFI is encoded by the coding sequence GTGGAGAAAACAATCAGAGAAAAGATTTCCAATAGAATTATTGTGATCGGAATTGCGATGGGAGTTCTCTCCTGTGTAGTTTTTTATGCTTTATTTGTCCCGGGGCTGGAACAGGATGCGATCGAACGTGCGGAAAATACGAATACAGAAGTAATTTCACAAGTAGATACTCTTGTCTCCTTTGTCCAGGATTATACGGAAAATCTTGCTCTTTCGGTAGCGCAGAATGAGGAAATTCTGCGCTATTTTTCTGACCCGGAAGAGCAGAATCGAAATATTGCTTCACTGAATTTAAACAATCTGATCAGTTATGAGGGGTCTATCCGATGTGTTATGATTTCCAGCCAGAATGTACCGGTACTGGATTCTTTAAGTGAAGTAGATGAAGCGGACAGAGAACTGATTGAGACAAGCTGGTATAAAAATCTGGAAAAAGCGGAATATGGAAGAGGTGTTTCGGGAGTATACAAAGTAACAATTAATAATGCGGAAAAATATACAGCAGCATATCTGAAAAATTTTTATCATGGGAATCAGAAATATACCTACGTTGTTTTTATGGAGCTGAATGACCTGATACGAACGTTTCGTGTGCTGACAGATCACACACTGGACTATGCGGAACTGGTGGATGGAAACGGAGATGTCATTTGCTCCCAGGGAAACGAAAGATGGCAGGAAAAAGCACATGAAAATGTAGAGGGAAATCAGCAGACTGTCAGTGAAAAAGGAAACAATGGGATTCAGTTTATTGACACATCCCTGACCAGCAAATGGCAGGTGGCGTCCTATGTGGCTGACCGGACTATTTTTATGACGTTTGCCTATTATATCATTGGAGCTATGGTTGTCTTGTGCCTGTTTGTACTCGTGACTCTGGCAGTGCTTTCTAAAGTGATCGGGAAAATTATTGAGCCTATCAGTATATTATCAGCAGGAATGAAGGAAGTGGCGAAGGGAAATCTGGACTGTAGGATAGAAGAGATCCCGGATGATGAAATCGGCCTTTTGAGTGATTCTTTTAATAAAATGGCAGAGGAATTAAAAGATAGTCTCGATGTGATCGCCAGGAAGGAAAAAGAAGAGCAGCAGACAAGATTCAGCCTGCTGATCAGTCAGATCGATCCCCACTTCATCTATAATACCATCAACAGTATTAATTATCTGGCGAGGCGGGAAAGATGCAAAGATATCATTAAAGTTAATTCCGCTTTGATTTTTATTCTTCAGGACAGACTGCGGATCAATAATATAGAGTTTACAGATACCATTGAAAATGAAAAAAAGGTCATTGAGCAGTATATTGTGATCGAGCGCTATATGTACGATGGAAATCTGGAACTTATCTGGGAAATAGAAGAGGGTCTTTCCCAGGAGCAGATTCCAAAAAACATGCTCCAGCCTCTGGTGGAAAACGCTTTGTTCCATGGCTTGATCGATGAAGAAAGCGGAGAGCTGAATGGTAAAATTGTTATTCATATATCTAAAAAGGAAGAAGAGATCATTGCCAAGGTGGAGGATAACGGCATGGGAATGGATGAAGAACAGTTAAGTAAAGTGAGGCGGGAATTATACGGAAAAGCAGAAAGAGGAAAGAGCATCGGGCTTTCCAATATCAGAAAAAGACTGGAATATCTGTATGGAAGTACAGAAAGTATCAAAATTGAAAGTGAAAAGGGAAAAGGAACGTGCATTACGCTGATTTTTAAAAGCAGATACTTCATCTGA